A single genomic interval of Lathyrus oleraceus cultivar Zhongwan6 chromosome 7, CAAS_Psat_ZW6_1.0, whole genome shotgun sequence harbors:
- the LOC127100937 gene encoding mitochondrial inner membrane protease ATP23 has protein sequence MEEIAAFSSADADKALKDCERMIQKSLKSPIVKFLREHLEKAGCPVQDNFFKAIKCDKFHAGGYIPGEGIVVCGNRTEMQDDVNQAITHELIHAFDDCRAANLDWTDCAHHACSEIRAGHLSGDCHFKRELLRGFINIRGHEQECIKRRVLTSLSSNPFCSGSTAKDYMESVWDVCYNDTAPFDRAP, from the exons ATGGAAGAGATTGCCGCATTCTCCTCCGCCGATGCCGACAAAGCTCTGAAGGATTGCGAACGCATGATTCAGAAGAGTCTCAAAT CTCCAATCGTGAAATTCTTGAGGGAACACTTGGAGAAAGCTGGGTGTCCTGTTCAAGACAATTTCTTCAAAGCTATCAAGTGTGATAAGTTTCATGCCGGCGGTTACATTCCCGGTGAAGGG ATAGTTGTGTGTGGAAATCGAACAGAAATGCAAGATGATGTTAACCAGGCTATAACTCATGAGCTAATTCATGCCTTTGATGACTGTCGAGCTGCAAACTTGGATTGGACTGATTGTGCACATCATGCTTGTAGTGAG ATAAGGGCTGGTCATCTAAGTGGTGATTGTCATTTCAAACGGGAACTTCTACGAGGATTTATAAACATACGAGGGCATGAACAA GAATGCATCAAAAGAAGAGTTTTGACATCACTGTCTTCAAATCCTTTTTGCTCTGGTTCAACTGCCAAGGATTATATGGAATCTGTATGGGATGTTTGTTATAATGATACAGCACCTTTCGATAGAGCTCCTTAA
- the LOC127100939 gene encoding mitochondrial inner membrane protease ATP23 (The sequence of the model RefSeq protein was modified relative to this genomic sequence to represent the inferred CDS: added 37 bases not found in genome assembly), with product MEEIAAFSSADADKALKDCERMIQKSLKSPTVRFLREHLEKAGCPVQDNFFKAIKCDQFHAGGYLPGEGIVVCGNRTQMQDEVTQAITHELIHAFDDCRGANLDWTDCAHHACSEIRAGHLSGDCHYKRELLRGFMTVRGHEQECVKRRVLTSLSSNPFCSGSTAKDSMEAVWDVCYNDTAPFDRAP from the exons ACAAAGCTCTGAAGGATTGCGAACGCATGATTCAGAAGAGTCTCAAGT CTCCAACCGTGAGATTCTTGAGGGAACACTTGGAGAAAGCTGGGTGTCCTGTTCAAGACAATTTCTTCAAAGCTATTAAGTGTGATCAGTTTCATGCTGGAGGTTACCTTCCCGGTGAAGGG ATAGTTGTGTGTGGAAATCGAACACAAATGCAAGACGAGGTTACCCAGGCTATAACTCATGAGCTAATTCACGCATTTGATGACTGTCGAGGTGCAAACTTGGATTGGACTGATTGTGCTCACCATGCTTGTAGTGAG ATAAGGGCTGGTCATCTAAGTGGTGATTGTCATTACAAACGGGAACTTCTACGAGGATTTATGACTGTGCGAGGGCACGAACAA GAATGCGTCAAGAGAAGAGTTTTGACATCATTGTCTTCAAATCCGTTTTGCTCTGGTTCAACTGCCAAGGATTCTATGGAAGCTGTATGGGATGTTTGTTATAATGATACAGCACCTTTTGATAGAGCTCCTTAG